Proteins encoded in a region of the Diospyros lotus cultivar Yz01 chromosome 9, ASM1463336v1, whole genome shotgun sequence genome:
- the LOC127809288 gene encoding uncharacterized protein LOC127809288, with amino-acid sequence MQRRLNPNMKEVVRKEVLKLLDAGIIYPISDSKWDVPFEWTSSCQTSFERLRNALISAPIIQPPDWSLPFELMCDASDYAIGAVLGQRKDKKPYVIYYAKFNIEIKDKKGVENVVADHLSRLPCQDLNLDKEPIRDTFPDEQLFLINDTSTSVTPWYADLANYLATSLIPNHWTKLDKQKFFRKVRTYFWDDPYLFKYCADQILRRCIPEHEQQSVLNFCHTLASVDYVSKWVEAIPTRTNDHQVVMKFLKENIFSRFGMPRAIISDGGSHFCNKPVAELMRKYGVVHKVATPYHPQTN; translated from the exons ATgcagaggagactcaatcctaacatgaaagaggtggttaggaaagaagtgctaaagttgctggatgcgggtattatataccccatctctgattcaaagtgg GATGTCCCATTTGAGTGGACATCATCTTGTCAAACCTCTTTTGAGAGGTTAAGAAATGCTCTCATCTCAGCCCCCATTATTCAACCACCAGATTGGTCATTGCCCTTtgaactcatgtgtgatgcaagtgattatgctataggagcagtcctagggcaaagaaaagataaaaaaccttATGTCATCTACTATGCCA aattcaacatagaaatcaaagataaaaagggagtagaaaatgtggtggcagaccatttgtctagacttccatgccaagaccttaatctagacaaggaaccaatcagggacacctttccagatgaacaactcttccttatcaatgatacctcaacctctgttacaccatggtatgcagatctggccaactatctagccaccagtctaattccaaatcattggaccaagctagataaacaaaaattctttaggaagGTTAGGACTTATTTCTGGGATGACCCTTACTTGTTTAAGTATTGTGCTGACCAAATATTAAGAAGGTGCATCCCCGAGCATGAGCAACagagtgttttgaatttttgtcatactcttgctt ctgttgactatgtgtccaagtgggtagaagcaatcccaacaAGAACAAACGATCATCAGGTtgtaatgaagtttttgaaagaaaatatttttagtaggtttggaatgcctagggccatcataagtgatggaggttctcatTTTTGCAACAAACCAGTGgctgaattaatgagaaaatatggagtagtccacaaggttgcaaccccatatcaccctcaaaccaat